The DNA region CAGGAGCGACTCGGTGATGCCGCCCTCGGCGACGATCTTGGAGGCGGCCTCGTTGACCGCGGAGGGGAGCCCCGTCGGGATGCCGGTCGGCACCTCGGCGGCGGCGAGGAAGATGCGTTCCATCCCTCAGATCACCGACCCGCGCAGGCCGAGCGCCACGCGGCGTTCAGCGACCGCAGCCGGCGGCGCGTGCGCGGGTCGTCGGTCCGGGCGTACTGCACGGGCGACGTCATCACGGCGCACAGCCGGGCGGCCGGCACCGCGGGCGCCTCAAGGTCACAGCGCAGGATCGCGAGCCCGAGGGCAAAGCCAATGCAGGTCACGAGGTCGTCTCCGGGAGCAGGTCGTCAGGGTTGTCAGCGCCGTCCGCCGCGGCATCGGCGGCCGCACGCGCCCGGGCCTCCTGCGCCTCGGCGACCAGCGTGGAGGCGTTCGCCTGCTGCGCCGCGCCGAGGTCGCGCTGATCCTGATCGTGTCGCAGGCTGTCGACCTCCTTAACGACGGCGTCCGAGAACATCCGCGCGAGGAGGCCGAGCAGCGTGCTCAGCAGGGCTGAGAGGCTGAACACGTCAGCCGGCCACTACGGGTGCGGTGGTGGTCGGGCCGGCCGCCGTCGGCGTCGAGGTCGCGAGCGAGGCGCCATCCTCCACCGGCAGCAGCGCGATGATGTGGTCGCGGATCGCGTTCGTGCCGCCGGTCCAGGAGAGCAGCCAGCCGGGGGTGTGCTCGACGACGTAGTTCAGGGCGTTGGCCAGCACCTGATTGCCGACGTCGAAGCTGAGCGTCTTGTCCTTGGCGGCGCCCGCCACCGTGTTCACGCCGAAGCTGATAGCCTTCTCGACGAGCTGCTGAGTGATCAGGCCCTTCACCACGGCGCCGATCGAGGCCGGCAGGCGGCGCAGGCCCCAGGTGATCGCTGCCATCACGAAGGCGGTGACGATCTCGACCGCCGCCTGCGCATAGGAGGCGATCCAGGTCCCGAGCGGGACGGTGACCACCGCGGTATCGGTCGCGGGCTGCGCGACAGTAGCCGCGGCCTGAGCGAAGGCCGGATGGATGCCGAGACCAACGACGGAGACCGCAAGCGC from Methylobacterium sp. NMS14P includes:
- a CDS encoding peptidoglycan-binding protein gives rise to the protein MFSLSALLSTLLGLLARMFSDAVVKEVDSLRHDQDQRDLGAAQQANASTLVAEAQEARARAAADAAADGADNPDDLLPETTS